DNA from Sorex araneus isolate mSorAra2 chromosome 6, mSorAra2.pri, whole genome shotgun sequence:
TATTTCCTTCTAAAACCAGGTTCTTGAAATTTTTTACTATAGAAATtcttttgtagtaaagtttattTCCCTAGAAAAATTGGAgtaatttgaaatatttggaaAAGAATCTTGACCATATTAACAAATTAGTGGCCAAGTGCACACTAACTCCAACTGGAACTGAGACTATAGCCAGTGAGCTGCTCCCGTTACCTTGTTTATAACCCATTTTCCTCATGGTCGAACAGTTGCAGCAGTAAGTTATGTATTACAGACTAAGTGCTCCGCTGCCCACTGGCCCCCTTCAGTCCTAGAATCTATTTAACCAACCTAAGGTGATCGCCGCCGCATGGTTTGGATGCACCTGCTAGGAGGACAATGTGTCTGTGGCTATATGTGGGTAAAGAGAAGTGACAGGGGGATTCAGAGGGTCGGTTCCTTGTCTTGGCAGAGAGCAAGGGCAGGGTGAAGGACTCAGCTGCATAAGTCAGAGCTAGCTTTGCTCTCTCACAAGCAAGGCCTGGGAGCCTCTGAGCTGCTCACCAGCAAGGATCCAGCAACTAGGAGAGACTAGGACAGGAAGGAGCACGTGTTTATAGCCACGCTCAGCTCCATGGGATTTCTGCCCATACTTTGAACTACAGCTGGAACACAGGCACACCAGCGCTAGCAGTGAATTGGCACATCCCATCAGGCTGGTATGAAAGactttttctttccactttttttcctttctggggtggggggcacatttggtggtattcagggggttactcctgactctgcattaaaggatcacacctggcagtgctcagaggaccatatgggttggtggggatcaaaccccaaccagctgcatggaaggcaagtgacttacccactgtactattcctccaacTCCACTTTTTCTCTTGTTCCTTTCAAACTCACTATTGCAGAGAGAGTATTGGTTTAACTAGAGACTGGGGCTGGGATAATATAGGGGTTTGAGACATACAAGGctccacatgctcccctgagcatcaccgagtataGTCCTGGTGTCCCCTGAGGCCTTGTGGAAAGGACCATCACAGGGAAGCACCATCACAGCTATGAAAGGTACTGCATTCTCATGCCCCAGCACTGGGCCACTGGCAAGTGACTGAGAATCATCTGGAATGGCCTCTGGGGCCCTCTGTGTATTGCTTGAAAGGtccctgaaataaaacaaaaacataacgcAGGAGACTTGGACCTGACTTTTTCAGGTCAGCTCCCCTTTTCAGAGCCTCTTGGCCCCGTGCTCCCAGGATGGAATCTAATGGAATTCTCTAGGGAGTGCCAGGCACTAAGGGATAAGAACCTGACTTTGAAGATACTTTCTGAGACTGACCAGGGATTTGTTTGAAACACGTGCAAGTAATTTAGAATAGTCTCTAAGAGCATTTTCTGTGACTTCTTCTCAAAGCCATCTCTGAGTATTTCTTTTATGTACCAGGACAATTGCACTACTCCCTGCTTCAAAGAAGGGCTGTCGCAGATGATCAACTCCACAACGGAGGAAAAACTCCTCATGAGTTTACATCGGTTGAAAAAGGCAATTGAACACTTAAAGGACCAAAAGTGCTCTGTGAGTTTGTTTTCAGTCTGTGGTTTGCTCTAGTTAGCTTTTCTGCCCTTGAAAAAAATTGGGAGATCACaattggcaatgcacaggggttactcctgggcttagggaaccgtatgggatgctggtaatcaaacatGGAttggacctgtgcaaggcaaatgccctacttactgtactatctctccagccacatatatataatatatatgtacatatgtatatgtatatatgtcaatTGGATATGAGTGAGAAAGAATGATTTAGTTGGAAATGGTAGTTCCAGGTTGATAGCAGGGATCTAAGCAATGCCATGGGGATGCCAGTGTTTGTGTGGCCTCTGCTCCACAGGAGCCCCTGTCTCCCCTGGTTTGAAAGGCTGTTCACACCTATGTAGCCATTTGCTTCTCTCTACCTGTGGAATAATCAAAGAATACATCTCAACTAAAATCTGAAGTTAAAATAGAATCAGTGCAATAGCCCACACAATATTAAATCACCCTAGAGGTTCATGCATTGGCCAATACTCTGGCCTATACAATGAAGAATGTGAGTCTTTAAGGAGCAACTGCTCCATGGGACCATGGGAGGCTGTGGAACCTTTATCACTGTGATCCAGCTGTGGGTGCTTGAGCCAGCAATGCAGGCAGTTCTGAATGCTTTGTATAGCCTATTCCATTGAGTTGTTGCCTTTGGAACATTTGTTAGATTTATCATCCTCACTGTATAGAGGAAGCTCAGTGAGGCTAACTGCTTTGCCAACAACTACATATTTAATGagtggctgaggggctggagcatgcgatttgcatacaggaagcccaggtttaatcctttgGCACACAGGGTCCCCgaagcattgtcagatgtggcccgaaatccaaaataaatgaatgattaaaTAGAAAGTGGCAGAGTTAAGATCTAAACTTAGGTCTATGTGATCTCAAGTCCCACTCTAAATCATCACGTTAGAAGCTGGTGTTGGATCATAACAAACGTGTAGGTCTCTCATGGCCCCAAAAAAAGGTTTCCTAAGGAAGAGATTTGGGACCATTTGAGAggcatttgtgtatgtgcatgcatgtgtgcacacacatgtgcacactagATCTTTGAGTTTTGGCCACACAGTCAAACGCCATAATATATACCCAGAATGCCCCTCTGGGCCTCTTCATCCAATCAGTCTATGTCACAAGCGCCCTGGTGTTCACACACCTTGCTCCTTGCTGCCACACCTACTGCAACCCAGACCTGGTCTTCTTGCAGGGATGGTGAGGGGTTGCGGGCTCCACATTATTTCACTCTCTCTGCTCTTTTTTATCCCCACAGTTCTTTTCCTGTGAACAGCCGTGCAACCGAACTACAACAGGCAACACTCTGACTTTCCTGGAGAGTCTCCGGGAAACTTTCCAGAAGCAAAGGATGAAGGGCAGAATATGAGgatggaaataatatttattctatttattgagTCTGTCAAACCCTTTCTCTTTTAAGTTGTTTccattggggggtgggagggcggaaTCGAGGAAGCCATGCTAAACCAAAGTCAACTGTAATCACTCAATTAAGTTTGTATGCCCTTGCTCTGGAATAAATGCATATGGAAAAGAAAGATCACAACCATGCTCCAGCGACAGCTCTGGAGAGCAATGTCTTGTTTTTCACTCCTGTATCCCAGATGCCCGTCCTGAGCCCATTCTACTCCTACTCCAGAGGAGATACGACACAAACACAAACTAAATGGAGGGAAGGCCTTAGAGATGCAAAAGTACAAGATGGTGTGTAGGTCAGAAAGGTGGAGTCCCAGAGAAGAGATGGTACCCAGAACACCATGAACATGCTCAGAAAGGTGGGGGTCTCAGATAGACCCCCACACCTGGGGGTCATGTGACCTGAACTCTTGGAGGAGATGGTCTGCTGGCACTCacccttcctgggctctctggctCCCTCTGATGGGCGgagcgggcaggggtgggagatgaaggtggcagggtggtggggggtgggggtgggggtgaggggtggggggtgtggttcTTGGGCTGCACTCACTGATCTGGTGATCAGAACAGCATCATTTTGAGGGGGGCTCCCAAGAACTATTTGGGTAATCCCTGCATGCTTTCTGGTGGAATTTCTGGAACTGTGCATCTCTGGGACAGGATTCTGCCACTTGagtcatctctctgaccctgaggaTAATGAGGCAAGTTCAGCCCCCAGGGACAGAGCAACAGGGCTTCGCCCGACTTTCATTTCCCATCTGTTACAAGCTTAACCGATGTGACCTGCACAGCAAAGAGCTGTGACCAAAGGTGTGACCAAAGTCTCTTATGCCTTAAGTCACCTAGCCCCAGGCTGGCACAGGTCCTAGAGAGAGCCAGTGGCTCACGTTCCATTCCCTGCAGTCAAGCCCCGCCAGAGGGGAGGGAGCTTTAGCAGTGGGGGCGCAGGTCAGGGGAGGGTGGGCTATCTTCCAGGGCGTGGGCATTGTGGGGGCATGGAGCTTTCTAATCATAGTGTCCGTGGTCGTCATTTGGTGCTGATTGGTCATTTCTGGTGACTTGTTTAGTGTGACCTGGAGTTGAAGGGAACGTGTGAGATTCTAAGCCAAGAGGCTTTCAGAGCTGCCACCTCCTGGTTCCActtggcctccctccctcctcactcgGTGCCATCCAGCCTTATCAGGGGGCACAGGCCCTGACAGACAAGTCACAGTCTTCAGAATACCTGCTTGCCCAGAGAAGCCAAAgccgggagtggggggtgggggcagggaccccAGGCCTCTCCCAGAGCAGTGGCCTGAGTGTTTGCTTCCTACCAGCCTTGCTTTTGTTCGGAAACTGCAGCGCTTCTTATACAGACCGGAAGCCCTGCCCATCAAGGGTCCTCAGGGCTTCCCTCTCCTAATACTGGCGCCCGTCCCTTATGGGCACTGAACACAGGATCTGGGGGTGGCCGTCCTGCCTGGCTCCAGAGCTAGCTGGTCTGCGGATCCCCATGGACTCAGAGCTGAGACAAAGGCCTCTTAAAATAGGTATTTGCTGTTATTTATTCATAACATCCAGGCAATTACTGAGCTCTTCCTTAGTGTGTACTGAGCATTCATCATCTCCTTTAGTTCCCTGATCACCGCAGGAAGTCAGGACGGTTATTTGTTTTACAGAGAAGATCCAGCAAGGATAATGCATGGACCCAAGTCCCCACAGCTGGTAAGGATCCGAGCAAAAGCCCCTGGCCTCTTGGCTCGGATCCACGCCCCCTGCCCGTTTTTTTTCCTAGCTCTGGATGTATCAAGCCTTTCTGGTGTGTTTGCTCTTGACTGTGGGGGAGGAGAACCCCCCCAATCTCAGTAACAGGGCTCCTTTATCCAACAATCCAGAGCCTGGAGCATTTGCAGATTCAAACCCGTCAGCGCTCTTGGAAGGTGAGAGGTGGTTCACTTGCTGCGCGTTAGGTAACACCCAgagcagggcccggggctgggctcGGTAATTAAACCCATTAATATTCTGCAGGCGGAGAGCACGAGGCGGTCAGGCCTGGTAGGCAAATGAGTCCCAGCAGGTCTTCGTATCTCAGCCCTGGGACAGGCATCGTGACGGGTGACGAGCAGAGCCTTGGGGACTGCAGCAGGGGCACGGCTGGGTGCTGCTCTGCCAAGCGCATACCTGCGACCTGCGACGGGGCTGGGCTTCtccaggagaaactgaggcttcggCGGCTCCTTGGACGGCAGCGCCTCCTTCACGGCCTGCTGGGTCCTGGCCATGAGGCTCCCCTCCTCGTTCTCCTCCGCCCCGGCTTTCCAATGACCCGCATGGAGCTGCGTGGGCTTATACAACACAGTTCACTGCCCGCTGCCTGCGGAGCGCCACCTTGGTGACCCGGGAACACAGCCTGAGCAGACAGAGGAGGGGTTCAGTCCACAGCCCCGCCCAGATGCGCTCCCAGAGGCTGTCGCAGATGAGTCACCGCCTCACGCTGGTGGTTTCCCTCCTTGTTTCTGTGAAAGTCGCCCCCAGCTACAGGATACGGCTCCCCCTGCAGGCACGCGCCAAGACAGTGGTCGCGGTCCCggagtgcgtgcgtgcgtgcactGCCGTCACCGTCCTCCTCCCCATGCCAGGGGAGTTGAGGTTTCCCTGGAAGGAGAACGGGAAGAGGAACATCTTTGGAGGGTCGACGCTGTAGCGGGCACTCTGCGGAGCACGTCTGGGCGGGGCCGGGAAGCTTCACTGCAATCCACGTGGAATCATCCTCCTGGGGGAGTCCAGGTGCCTGGGCGACGCAGCTGAGTTGCAGTGAAGAGGCAGAGCTCACCCAGGGCACTCTGCGGCACCGAGAAAGCCAAGTCTCCACCCGGGCAACTGTCTAGAGAGCCACATTCTTCCAGCGTGAGGCAGTGACAGACGGGCAGGTGCCAGCTCTCTGCCCAGCCTGGTACCCTTGCCAAGGAGGGCAGGCCCCGGGGTAGGGCAGTTTTCAGGAGACTCCAGATCAGGGCACAAGGCTGCAGGCCAAAGCTAGGTCACTGCTGCTGCTGACTTTAAACTTGTCCTCCCAGCTGCCCATCTCTCTGTTCATCGATCCAAGTGGAAGCTGGAAAAGGTTGTGAAGTCTTAACCCTGCAACTTATTTTCTGGTCACAGTTTTCCACCCTGCTCCCCCCAACCCATTCACCACCAAACAAGATCTCCCAGGAGAAGGGGAACCCTTAGGGGGAATGCAAAGACCATCTAACTCATTCAAAAATGTACAAGGAGGGGGGTGACCATGGAGGGGGTGGCCTCAGGCAAGAGGCTGTGTTCCACCCACAGCACTGTTCCCCATCCGCACTGCCAGCGGGGTCCTCAGTGTGACAAAGTATGTGATCTCCATCACACCGGAACTAAGAGTGTGAGaaaccctcccccccctcccctgtccccccagACCTCCCAAAAATGATGGGAAGGGAAAGAGCAACAagtgaaaaataatcaaattaaattttaaggaGCAAATGTATAGTTTAATGGCTTTTTGAATATCCACAGGGTGGGCAGCCAACACCCCAAtctaattttaagatattttcatcAACTTCCAAAGGAACCTCTTGTCTATTAGCAATCAGGCCCCATTTTTCCTCACCCCAACCTCAGTTCATCAGTAATCCAAGTCTTGTCTCTATCTGTCTTCTGGATTTTTCATATAAAAGGAACCTTAAATGTATGTTCTTTTATGACTGGCTACTTTCACTGACTTTCAGGTTATTTATGCTGTTTCATACACCCACACTTCCTTTCTTCTTATTGCCAAGGAACATTCCATTGTCTGGGTccatgccttttctctctccGTTCACTGGTTGCTAGACACTTGTTTGGACGCTTACTGTTCTTTGACTTACTTTATGAACGATGCTGCTTTAAGGCCCTCACACTGGCTTTTGTGAagaattctcttttcctttcttttgggcGTGTGCCTAGAGCTGGAACTTCTGGGTCATGAGAATCCCTCCCTCCCATGTTCAACCAAGGAGGCTGCATCCATTTCACATTTCCCTCAACAATCTCAGAGGATCCCAATCTCCCCCATGTACCTTTCAACCCTTACTGCATCATTTTCGCCATGTCATTCCAGTGAGTATAAAGTGGTACTCATTGTGACTTTGATTCCAGCTCCCCAAGGAACAAATAGATTCCTGGGCCTAATTCCAGTGCAAGCATAAGTGGAGGCTTCTCTAACCCCACCTGGCAGAGTCAGAGAACACACCTTG
Protein-coding regions in this window:
- the IL9 gene encoding interleukin-9, which translates into the protein MKMFLVLASALLLCSMATEGCLTSSGIRDVQFLIRQKQGTDCLCLPIPSDNCTTPCFKEGLSQMINSTTEEKLLMSLHRLKKAIEHLKDQKCSFFSCEQPCNRTTTGNTLTFLESLRETFQKQRMKGRI